Proteins found in one Magnolia sinica isolate HGM2019 chromosome 5, MsV1, whole genome shotgun sequence genomic segment:
- the LOC131245290 gene encoding auxin response factor 3-like isoform X3, which produces MGIDLNSIGDAFEDPSPSPPLPPPRADSPSPSVCLELWHACAGPLIRLPRKGSFVVYFPQGHLEQTTDYRLEPAYDLPPHVFCRVVDVKLHAEAATDEVYAQVSLLPESEQQDREVQGDGEEEEIEGPATSTTPHMFCKTLTASDTSTHGGFSVPRRAAEDCFPSLDYKLQRPSQELIAKDLHGMEWRFRHIYRGQPRRHLLTTGWSAFVHKKKLVSGDAVLFLRGANGELRLGVRRAANIKSGITYPVLCRQRSNVATLAAVANALSTKSMFHIYYNPRESPSEFIIPYRKFVKSFDHSFPIGMRFKMLFDNEDAADRRYTGLITGIGDIDPVRWPGSKWKCLLVRWDDVETNRQDRVSPWEIEPSGSIPSSSNLIVPGSKRTKISPPSVKEDFPLPNGSGLSGFMESYGFHKVLQGQEISGFGTPYDGIDVLNHQSSERRGCIPNPNSSRIVGIQNGVRIPLPGNSDTSSLKGTSLGESVRFHKVLQGQEIFPLKPQHSGIQVDAWAHQNGGLGFFEGFHLSSSGRRWPTLLQGYRAHVLPSVPSRKVSSPSSVLTFPQASIHTAYGIDNQKRREKGRYFITHGSPPCGSPCDPEHSGEDLGSMYSLYHPSKEYNILGAVHTPVLVGKVDRSNGQGGIPSKSCCRLFGFPLTKETVVATEADSVPVDSPSSMKDLNMEATFHPTTEGQLLSKSHGLTKIAGRNCTIWCRQGNSSLEA; this is translated from the exons ATGGGAATCGATCTTAACTCCATTGGCGATGCCTTCGAAGACCCTTCTCCGTCTCCGCCTCTGCCTCCGCCTCGTGCCGATTCGCCGTCACCGTCCGTCTGCTTGGAGCTCTGGCACGCCTGCGCTGGTCCGCTTATCAGGCTGCCGCGGAAGGGGAGCTTTGTAGTGTATTTTCCGCAGGGTCATTTGGAGCAGACGACCGATTACCGCCTGGAGCCTGCTTATGATCTCCCTCCGCATGTCTTCTGCCGCGTGGTTGACGTGAAGCTTCAT GCAGAGGCAGCTACGGATGAGGTTTACGCGCAGGTTTCTCTGTTACCGGAAAGTGAG CAGCAGGACAGAGAGGTCCAAGGAGATGGTGAAGAGGAAGAGATCGAAGGTCCGGCCACGTCTACTACGCCCCATATGTTCTGCAAGACCCTTACTGCATCAGATACGAGCACACATGGAGGTTTCTCTGTACCTCGTCGGGCGGCCGAGGACTGTTTCCCTTCCCTG GATTATAAATTGCAGCGACCCTCGCAAGAGCTCATCGCAAAAGATCTGCATGGGATGGAGTGGAGGTTTCGGCATATCTACAGGG GTCAGCCACGGAGACATTTGCTCACGACCGGATGGAGTGCTTTTGTCCATAAGAAAAAGCTCGTTTCAGGGGATGCCGTTCTCTTCCTTAG GGGCGCAAATGGAGAGTTGAGATTGGGAGTTCGGAGAGCAGCCAATATTAAAAGTGGCATTACTTATCCAGTCCTCTGTAGGCAAAGGTCCAATGTTGCTACACTTGCTGCTGTGGCTAATGCATTATCCACGAAGAGCATGTTCCACATCTACTACAACCCAAG GGAAAGCCCATCAGAATTCATAATACCGTACAGGAAGTTCGTGAAGAGCTTTGATCATTCATTTCCTATTGGCATGAGGTTCAAAATGCTGTTTGACAATGAAGATGCAGCAGATCGAAG GTACACTGGGTTGATTACAGGGATTGGTGATATAGATCCTGTGAGATGGCCCGGTTCCAAATGGAAATGTCTGTTG GTAAGGTGGGACGATGTAGAGACCAATCGTCAGGATAGAGTCTCTCCATGGGAGATTGAGCCATCTGGTTCAATTCCTAGTTCTAGCAATTTGATAGTACCTGGGTCAAAAAGAACCAAGATCTCCCCGCCATCTGTCAAAGAAGATTTTCCACTTCCAA ATGGAAGTGGGCTTTCAGGCTTCATGGAATCCTATGGGTTCCATAAGGTCTTGCAAGGTCAAGAAATTTCGGGTTTTGGAACTCCTTACGATGGTATTGATGTATTAAATCATCAATCATCTGAACGAAGGGGATGCATTCCCAATCCCAATAGTTCCCGCATAGTTGGGATCCAAAATGGTGTCAGAATCCCACTACCTGGGAATTCTGACACTTCTTCTCTTAAGGGCACAAGTTTAGGAGAATCTGTTCGATTCCACAAGGTCTTGCAAGGTCAAGAAATATTTCCATTGAAACCACAGCACAGTGGAATTCAAGTTGATGCTTGGGCACACCAAAATGGTGGGCTTGGATTCTTTGAAGGGTTCCACTTGTCTAGCTCTGGAAGAAGATGGCCCACTCTGTTGCAAGGGTACCGTGCCCATGTGCTACCATCCGTGCCTTCTCGTAAAGTCTCATCACCATCTTCTGTGCTAACGTTCCCGCAAGCAAGCATTCACACTGCATATGGCATTGATAATCAGAAGAGAAGGGAGAAGGGTAGGTACTTCATAACACATGGATCGCCACCTTGCGGGTCGCCTTGTGACCCCGAGCATTCAGGGGAAGATTTAGGAAGCATGTATTCGCTGTATCATCCATCTAAGGAGTACAACATTCTAGGTGCCGTGCACACTCCTGTGCTTGTCGGAAAGGTGGATCGTAGCAATGGGCAAGGTGGAATTCCGAGCAAAAGCTGTTGCAGACTCTTTGGTTTTCCTTTGACCAAGGAAACTGTGGTTGCAACTGAAGCGGATTCCGTTCCAGTCGACTCTCCATCTTCAATGAAGGACTTGAATATGGAGGCGACTTTTCATCCTACTACAGAAGGACAGTTGCTTTCAAAATCTCACGGGCTGACAAAAATAGCTGGTCGCAATTGCACTATA TGGTGTAGGCAAGGGAATTCATCTCTCGAAGCATGA
- the LOC131245290 gene encoding auxin response factor 3-like isoform X4, with protein MGIDLNSIGDAFEDPSPSPPLPPPRADSPSPSVCLELWHACAGPLIRLPRKGSFVVYFPQGHLEQTTDYRLEPAYDLPPHVFCRVVDVKLHAEAATDEVYAQVSLLPESEQQDREVQGDGEEEEIEGPATSTTPHMFCKTLTASDTSTHGGFSVPRRAAEDCFPSLDYKLQRPSQELIAKDLHGMEWRFRHIYRGQPRRHLLTTGWSAFVHKKKLVSGDAVLFLRGANGELRLGVRRAANIKSGITYPVLCRQRSNVATLAAVANALSTKSMFHIYYNPRESPSEFIIPYRKFVKSFDHSFPIGMRFKMLFDNEDAADRRYTGLITGIGDIDPVRWPGSKWKCLLVRWDDVETNRQDRVSPWEIEPSGSIPSSSNLIVPGSKRTKISPPSVKEDFPLPNGSGLSGFMESYGFHKVLQGQEISGFGTPYDGIDVLNHQSSERRGCIPNPNSSRIVGIQNGVRIPLPGNSDTSSLKGTSLGESVRFHKVLQGQEIFPLKPQHSGIQVDAWAHQNGGLGFFEGFHLSSSGRRWPTLLQGYRAHVLPSVPSRKVSSPSSVLTFPQASIHTAYGIDNQKRREKGRYFITHGSPPCGSPCDPEHSGEDLGSMYSLYHPSKEYNILGAVHTPVLVGKVDRSNGQGGIPSKSCCRLFGFPLTKETVVATEADSVPVDSPSSMKDLNMEATFHPTTEGQLLSKSHGLTKIAGRNCTITL; from the exons ATGGGAATCGATCTTAACTCCATTGGCGATGCCTTCGAAGACCCTTCTCCGTCTCCGCCTCTGCCTCCGCCTCGTGCCGATTCGCCGTCACCGTCCGTCTGCTTGGAGCTCTGGCACGCCTGCGCTGGTCCGCTTATCAGGCTGCCGCGGAAGGGGAGCTTTGTAGTGTATTTTCCGCAGGGTCATTTGGAGCAGACGACCGATTACCGCCTGGAGCCTGCTTATGATCTCCCTCCGCATGTCTTCTGCCGCGTGGTTGACGTGAAGCTTCAT GCAGAGGCAGCTACGGATGAGGTTTACGCGCAGGTTTCTCTGTTACCGGAAAGTGAG CAGCAGGACAGAGAGGTCCAAGGAGATGGTGAAGAGGAAGAGATCGAAGGTCCGGCCACGTCTACTACGCCCCATATGTTCTGCAAGACCCTTACTGCATCAGATACGAGCACACATGGAGGTTTCTCTGTACCTCGTCGGGCGGCCGAGGACTGTTTCCCTTCCCTG GATTATAAATTGCAGCGACCCTCGCAAGAGCTCATCGCAAAAGATCTGCATGGGATGGAGTGGAGGTTTCGGCATATCTACAGGG GTCAGCCACGGAGACATTTGCTCACGACCGGATGGAGTGCTTTTGTCCATAAGAAAAAGCTCGTTTCAGGGGATGCCGTTCTCTTCCTTAG GGGCGCAAATGGAGAGTTGAGATTGGGAGTTCGGAGAGCAGCCAATATTAAAAGTGGCATTACTTATCCAGTCCTCTGTAGGCAAAGGTCCAATGTTGCTACACTTGCTGCTGTGGCTAATGCATTATCCACGAAGAGCATGTTCCACATCTACTACAACCCAAG GGAAAGCCCATCAGAATTCATAATACCGTACAGGAAGTTCGTGAAGAGCTTTGATCATTCATTTCCTATTGGCATGAGGTTCAAAATGCTGTTTGACAATGAAGATGCAGCAGATCGAAG GTACACTGGGTTGATTACAGGGATTGGTGATATAGATCCTGTGAGATGGCCCGGTTCCAAATGGAAATGTCTGTTG GTAAGGTGGGACGATGTAGAGACCAATCGTCAGGATAGAGTCTCTCCATGGGAGATTGAGCCATCTGGTTCAATTCCTAGTTCTAGCAATTTGATAGTACCTGGGTCAAAAAGAACCAAGATCTCCCCGCCATCTGTCAAAGAAGATTTTCCACTTCCAA ATGGAAGTGGGCTTTCAGGCTTCATGGAATCCTATGGGTTCCATAAGGTCTTGCAAGGTCAAGAAATTTCGGGTTTTGGAACTCCTTACGATGGTATTGATGTATTAAATCATCAATCATCTGAACGAAGGGGATGCATTCCCAATCCCAATAGTTCCCGCATAGTTGGGATCCAAAATGGTGTCAGAATCCCACTACCTGGGAATTCTGACACTTCTTCTCTTAAGGGCACAAGTTTAGGAGAATCTGTTCGATTCCACAAGGTCTTGCAAGGTCAAGAAATATTTCCATTGAAACCACAGCACAGTGGAATTCAAGTTGATGCTTGGGCACACCAAAATGGTGGGCTTGGATTCTTTGAAGGGTTCCACTTGTCTAGCTCTGGAAGAAGATGGCCCACTCTGTTGCAAGGGTACCGTGCCCATGTGCTACCATCCGTGCCTTCTCGTAAAGTCTCATCACCATCTTCTGTGCTAACGTTCCCGCAAGCAAGCATTCACACTGCATATGGCATTGATAATCAGAAGAGAAGGGAGAAGGGTAGGTACTTCATAACACATGGATCGCCACCTTGCGGGTCGCCTTGTGACCCCGAGCATTCAGGGGAAGATTTAGGAAGCATGTATTCGCTGTATCATCCATCTAAGGAGTACAACATTCTAGGTGCCGTGCACACTCCTGTGCTTGTCGGAAAGGTGGATCGTAGCAATGGGCAAGGTGGAATTCCGAGCAAAAGCTGTTGCAGACTCTTTGGTTTTCCTTTGACCAAGGAAACTGTGGTTGCAACTGAAGCGGATTCCGTTCCAGTCGACTCTCCATCTTCAATGAAGGACTTGAATATGGAGGCGACTTTTCATCCTACTACAGAAGGACAGTTGCTTTCAAAATCTCACGGGCTGACAAAAATAGCTGGTCGCAATTGCACTATA ACACTGTAG